A stretch of the Lolium perenne isolate Kyuss_39 chromosome 3, Kyuss_2.0, whole genome shotgun sequence genome encodes the following:
- the LOC127338821 gene encoding 9-beta-pimara-7,15-diene oxidase translates to MVMEMEPSSATLFFLSVVTLVILVSLVSRKPSSKLRRPPGPRDLPFVGSLHHLLTSQPHVALRNLAKTHGPVMRLRLGQVEAVVVSSSAAAQEVIRDNDLSFASRPNLLATEIMCYGNLDVAFAPYGAYWRPLKKLCVLELLSSRKVRQFKPVRDRETMSLIKEICAAGKGGKPVKLRSLLVKCTSSVTGKATFGERCDIDLREQFMAAMEVAQIHSSGFCVGDLFPSLRFLDVATGMRYQLWRARQQLDNVVDKIISDCEARREEKKSTPTGDEDLLSLMLRIRDEGGSDFPIETINIKAIIVDLFTAGTETTSSTAEFVMSELMRNPKVMKKAQEEVRRMMENKSPQDHENHMDELPYLRMVIKETMRLHPVVPLLLPRLCRESCHVGGFEIAKGTRVIINAWALATSPENWNEPEAFRPERFEDSVVVNDKGTQFKLMPFGGGRRMCPGDGFALATLELMVARLLYYFEWSLPDGMRPDELDMDVKVGTTSRRRNELRVVASPCSIPVEI, encoded by the exons ATGGTCATGGAGATGGAGCCAAGCTCAGCCACTCTCTTCTTCCTCTCTGTCGTCACACTTGTCATCCTTGTGTCCCTAGTTAGCCGCAAACCCTCCAGCAAGCTGAGGCGGCCTCCCGGTCCACGTGATCTGCCGTTCGTCGGGAGCCTCCACCACCTGCTAACTTCGCAGCCGCATGTTGCTCTCCGGAACCTGGCCAAGACGCACGGCCCGGTGATGCGTCTACGGCTGGGCCAGGTCGAGGCCGTCGTGGTCTCCTCGTCGGCGGCGGCGCAAGAGGTGATCCGCGACAATGACCTTTCCTTTGCGTCGCGGCCGAACCTCCTGGCCACGGAGATCATGTGCTACGGTAACCTCGACGTTGCCTTTGCGCCCTACGGCGCCTACTGGCGGCCGCTGAAGAAGCTCTGCGTGCTGGAGCTGCTCAGCTCGCGCAAGGTGCGTCAGTTCAAGCCCGTCAGGGACAGGGAGACCATGTCGCTCATTAAGGAGATCTGCGCCGCCGGTAAAGGGGGCAAGCCGGTGAAACTACGCAGCCTGCTCGTAAAGTGCACCAGCTCCGTCACCGGTAAGGCAACTTTCGGCGAGCGTTGCGACATCGACCTCCGGGAGCAGTTTATGGCCGCCATGGAGGTGGCGCAGATTCACAGCTCGGGCTTCTGCGTGGGGGACCTCTTCccttctctccggttcctcgacgtCGCCACTGGGATGAGATACCAGCTCTGGCGAGCTCGGCAGCAGCTCGACAACGTGGTTGACAAGATCATCAGCGACTGCGAGGCACGAAGAGAGGAGAAGAAGTCAACGCCCACAGGAGATGAAGACCTTCTAAGCCTCATGCTTAGGATAAGGGACGAGGGGGGTAGTGATTTTCCCATCGAAACCATAAACATCAAGGCAATCATTGTG gaTTTGTTCACGGCAGGGACAGAGACAACATCATCTACGGCAGAGTTTGTCATGTCAGAACTCATGAGAAACCCGAAGGTGATGAAAAAGGCACAAGAGGAGGTGCGGCGAATGATGGAGAACAAAAGCCCACAAGATCATGAGAACCACATGGACGAACTACCCTACTTGAGGATGGTGATCAAGGAGACCATGAGGCTACACCCTGTCGTGCCGCTCCTACTCCCTCGCCTTTGTAGGGAGAGCTGCCACGTCGGCGGGTTTGAGATTGCTAAGGGCACTAGGGTCATCATCAACGCGTGGGCGTTAGCAACGAGCCCTGAGAACTGGAACGAACCTGAGGCATTCAGGCCAGAGAGGTTCGAAGATAGCGTTGTCGTCAACGATAAAGGTACCCAGTTCAAGTTAATGCCGTTTGGAGGCGGGAGGAGGATGTGCCCTGGTGATGGCTTTGCACTAGCCACGTTGGAGCTCATGGTTGCACGTCTTCTGTACTACTTTGAATGGAGCTTGCCAGACGGAATGCGACCAGATGAGCTAGACATGGATGTGAAAGTGGGCACCACATCAAGGAGAAGAAACGAGTTGCGCGTAGTGGCATCGCCATGCAGTATTCCAGTAGAAATTTGA